One Notolabrus celidotus isolate fNotCel1 chromosome 16, fNotCel1.pri, whole genome shotgun sequence DNA window includes the following coding sequences:
- the arhgef1a gene encoding rho guanine nucleotide exchange factor 1a isoform X1 yields the protein MSRVANLSKLRQERMREINLRNKERERMREREKAAREREARYSNGHLFTSLTVSGMTLCSACNKSITAKEALSCPTCNVTIHNRCRDTLPNCAKMKQRQQKTALLRNNSALQTVTLRTKTPGMRERPSSAIYPSDSFRQTLLGSRRGRSGLSLSKSVSTNNISGNLNDDSPLGLRRILSQSTDSLSFRNRAMSMESLNDDGELYYTSILEEIEYEGQEFKADSWSMAVDSSYLQTHRKNIIKRQDVIYELIQTELHHMRTLHIMERVFRQGMLEELQLEPSTVHAMFPCLDQLIRIHSHFLAQLLLRRNLSMHPGSSRNFTIHQLGDILLEQFSGQCADDMRKTYAEFCSRHMKAVKLYKELLSRDKRFQCFIRRVSRGPLLRCHGVQECILLVTQRISKYPVLIQRILDNTTDDEEEASSLAQALSMVRELLSLIDQQMEDLEKTHRLQEIQAKLDPRAETRVRDGSLFKPGELFRRRLVHEGILYWKTPGSRLKDIQVLLMTDILVFLQEKDQRYIFPCLDKPPVLSLQNLIVRDIANQDRGMFLISDSSPPEMYEFHAATKEDKNMWIRHIQRTVSKCPSREEFPLIETEYKAHLRRLKADLQQKDREMLELLQERVMLFCELTEVTSGQEGLQPPITRYLFRADTPQAPRAEKLLMDATAEVDRLSELLLGSSLDIPLLYHHNHLEALETGDQDLLVNGAHDFFAAKDCMRSPDQQPPSEIYQKLVNLSIYLHALQAAVIKQDSILELLLQPQDAVSPAGGGAWRPIWRDGANRESGTGSTIGELALLQRQHSLLQEELLRLRDAESRFKDSERARTKLERQVRHMKVCTGAAPVPQHHAELTSQMVSLQSGRGSSGSDTQRGGQESISQSDGLQDGSDLEVDMTSDDDDGSESESSKDLQDIPEEI from the exons aataaagagagggagagaatgagGGAGCGAGAGAAGGCTGCAAGGGAGAGGGAGGCTCGGTACAGTAACGGTCACCTGTTCACCTCTCTGACGGTTTCAGGAATGACGCTGTGCTCAGCCTGCAACAAGAGCATCACAGCCAAGGAGGCACTCAGCTGCCCCA CATGCAATGTGACGATCCACAACCGCTGTCGAGACACTCTGCCAAACTGTGCGAAGATGAAACAGAGG cagcagaaaacagCCCTGTTGAGGAATAACTCAGCCCTGCAGACCGTCACACTGCGCACTAAAA CTCCAGGAATGCGTGAGCGCCCATCGTCTGCCATTTACCCCTCCGACAGTTTCAGACAGACCCTGTTGGGGTCACGCCGAGGTCGCTCTGGCCTCTCTCTGTCCAAGAGCGTCTCCACCAATAATATCTCTGG gaaCCTGAATGACGACTCTCCTCTGGGTCTACGGAGGATCCTGTCCCAGTCCACAGACTCCCTCAGCTTCAGGAACAGAGCCATGTCTATGGAGTCCCTCAATGATGATG GAGAGCTGTACTACACCTCTATTCTGGAGGAGATCGAGTATGAGGGTCAGGAGTTTAAGGCGGACTCGTGGAGCATGGCGGTGGACAGCAGCTACCTGCAGACTCACCGCAAAAACATCATCAAGAGGCAGGACGTCATCTATG AGCTGATCCAGACCGAGCTGCACCACATGCGGACCCTGCACATCATGGAGCGTGTGTTCAGACAGGGCatgctggaggagctgcagctggagCCGAGCACTGTGCATGCCATGTTCCCCTGCCTGGACCAGCTGATCAGGATACACTCACACTTCCTCGCACAGCTCCTGCTGCGACGCAACCTCAGCATGCATCCCGGGTCCAGCCGCAACTTCACCATCCACCAGCTGGGAGACATTCTGCTGGAGCAG TTCTCAGGTCAGTGTGCAGACGACATGAGGAAGACGTATGCTGAGTTCTGCAGCCGACACATGAAGGCCGTCAAACTGTATAAAGAGCTGCTGTCCAGAGACAAAAGGTTCCAGTGCTTCATACGG CGGGTGAGTCGGGGGCCGTTGCTGCGTTGCCATGGTGTCCAGGAGTGCATCTTGTTGGTGACTCAGCGGATCTCAAAGTATCCTGTTCTCATCCAGAGGATCCTGGACAACACCACCG atgatgaagaggaagcaTCCTCTCTGGCTCAGGCTCTCTCCATGGTCAGAGAGCTGCTCAGTTTGATAGACCAGCAG ATGGAGGATTTGGAGAAAACCCATCGTCTGCAGGAGATCCAGGCCAAGCTGGACCCTCGGGCCGAGACCAGAGTCCGGGACGGATCACTTTTCAAACCTGGAGAGCTTTTCAGACGGAGACTCGTCCATGAAGGAATCCtctactggaaaacacctggatcAAGACTCAAAG ATATCCAGGTCCTCCTGATGACAGACatcctggtgtttctgcaggagAAGGACCAGAGGTACATCTTTCCATGTCTG GACAAACCCCCAGTGCTGTCCCTTCAGAACCTCATTGTGAGGGACATAGCCAATCAGGATCGAGGGATGTTCCTCATCAGCGACTCGTCTCCTCCTGAGATGTACGAGTTTCACGCTGCCACCAAAGAGGACAAGAACATGTGGATCCGACACATCCAGCGCACCGTCAGCAA GTGTCCATCCAGGGAGGAGTTTCCTCTCATAGAGACTGAATACAAGGCTCACCTGAGGAGACTCAAAG ctgaCCTGCAGCAGAAGGACCGAGAGATGTTGGAGCTCCTGCAGGAGAGGGTGATGTTGTTCTGTGAGCTGACGGAGGTGACGAGTGGCCAGGAGGGGCTTCAACCCCCCATCACCCGATACTTATTCCGAGCGGACACACCACAAGCCCCCCGAGCAGAGAAACTGCTGATGGACGCCACAGCTGAGG TGGACAGGTTGAGTGAGCTCCTCCTGGGCTCCAGCTTGGACATCCCTCTTCTGTATCATCACAACCACCTGGAGGCACTAGAGACCG gtGATCAGGATCTGTTGGTGAACGGAGCTCATGATTTCTTTGCAGCAAAG gattgcATGAGGAGTCCAGACCAGCAGCCACCCTCT GAGATCTATCAGAAGCTGGTGAATCTCAGCATTTATCTTCACGCTCTGCAG GCTGCAGTCATCAAACAGGACTCCATCTTGgaactgctgctgcagcctcagGACGCAGTGTcaccagctggaggaggagcatGGCGCCCCATCTGGCGTGACGGTGCAAATCGTGAGTCCGGCACAGGTTCGACCATTGGTGAGCTGGCTCTTCTTCAGAGGCAGCAcagtctgctgcaggaggagctgctgAGGCTGAGGGACGCCGAGAGCCGATTCAAAGACAGCGAGAGAGCACGCACCAAACTGGAGCGACAGGTCCGACACATGAAGGTCTGCACCGGGGCCGCACCTGTCCCCCAGCATCATGCAGAGCTGACATCACAG ATGGTCTCTCTGCAGTCAGGAAGAGGTTCATCAGGAAGCGACACTCAGCGGGGCGGGCAGGAATCCATCAGCCAGTCAGACGGCCTGCAGGACGGCAGTGATTTGGAGGTAGACATGACgtcagatgatgatgatgggtcCGAATCTGAAAGCTCCAAAG ATCTTCAAGATATTCCAGAAGAGATCTGA
- the arhgef1a gene encoding rho guanine nucleotide exchange factor 1a isoform X2 codes for MREREKAAREREARYSNGHLFTSLTVSGMTLCSACNKSITAKEALSCPTCNVTIHNRCRDTLPNCAKMKQRQQKTALLRNNSALQTVTLRTKTPGMRERPSSAIYPSDSFRQTLLGSRRGRSGLSLSKSVSTNNISGNLNDDSPLGLRRILSQSTDSLSFRNRAMSMESLNDDGELYYTSILEEIEYEGQEFKADSWSMAVDSSYLQTHRKNIIKRQDVIYELIQTELHHMRTLHIMERVFRQGMLEELQLEPSTVHAMFPCLDQLIRIHSHFLAQLLLRRNLSMHPGSSRNFTIHQLGDILLEQFSGQCADDMRKTYAEFCSRHMKAVKLYKELLSRDKRFQCFIRRVSRGPLLRCHGVQECILLVTQRISKYPVLIQRILDNTTDDEEEASSLAQALSMVRELLSLIDQQMEDLEKTHRLQEIQAKLDPRAETRVRDGSLFKPGELFRRRLVHEGILYWKTPGSRLKDIQVLLMTDILVFLQEKDQRYIFPCLDKPPVLSLQNLIVRDIANQDRGMFLISDSSPPEMYEFHAATKEDKNMWIRHIQRTVSKCPSREEFPLIETEYKAHLRRLKADLQQKDREMLELLQERVMLFCELTEVTSGQEGLQPPITRYLFRADTPQAPRAEKLLMDATAEVDRLSELLLGSSLDIPLLYHHNHLEALETGDQDLLVNGAHDFFAAKDCMRSPDQQPPSEIYQKLVNLSIYLHALQAAVIKQDSILELLLQPQDAVSPAGGGAWRPIWRDGANRESGTGSTIGELALLQRQHSLLQEELLRLRDAESRFKDSERARTKLERQVRHMKVCTGAAPVPQHHAELTSQMVSLQSGRGSSGSDTQRGGQESISQSDGLQDGSDLEVDMTSDDDDGSESESSKDLQDIPEEI; via the exons atgagGGAGCGAGAGAAGGCTGCAAGGGAGAGGGAGGCTCGGTACAGTAACGGTCACCTGTTCACCTCTCTGACGGTTTCAGGAATGACGCTGTGCTCAGCCTGCAACAAGAGCATCACAGCCAAGGAGGCACTCAGCTGCCCCA CATGCAATGTGACGATCCACAACCGCTGTCGAGACACTCTGCCAAACTGTGCGAAGATGAAACAGAGG cagcagaaaacagCCCTGTTGAGGAATAACTCAGCCCTGCAGACCGTCACACTGCGCACTAAAA CTCCAGGAATGCGTGAGCGCCCATCGTCTGCCATTTACCCCTCCGACAGTTTCAGACAGACCCTGTTGGGGTCACGCCGAGGTCGCTCTGGCCTCTCTCTGTCCAAGAGCGTCTCCACCAATAATATCTCTGG gaaCCTGAATGACGACTCTCCTCTGGGTCTACGGAGGATCCTGTCCCAGTCCACAGACTCCCTCAGCTTCAGGAACAGAGCCATGTCTATGGAGTCCCTCAATGATGATG GAGAGCTGTACTACACCTCTATTCTGGAGGAGATCGAGTATGAGGGTCAGGAGTTTAAGGCGGACTCGTGGAGCATGGCGGTGGACAGCAGCTACCTGCAGACTCACCGCAAAAACATCATCAAGAGGCAGGACGTCATCTATG AGCTGATCCAGACCGAGCTGCACCACATGCGGACCCTGCACATCATGGAGCGTGTGTTCAGACAGGGCatgctggaggagctgcagctggagCCGAGCACTGTGCATGCCATGTTCCCCTGCCTGGACCAGCTGATCAGGATACACTCACACTTCCTCGCACAGCTCCTGCTGCGACGCAACCTCAGCATGCATCCCGGGTCCAGCCGCAACTTCACCATCCACCAGCTGGGAGACATTCTGCTGGAGCAG TTCTCAGGTCAGTGTGCAGACGACATGAGGAAGACGTATGCTGAGTTCTGCAGCCGACACATGAAGGCCGTCAAACTGTATAAAGAGCTGCTGTCCAGAGACAAAAGGTTCCAGTGCTTCATACGG CGGGTGAGTCGGGGGCCGTTGCTGCGTTGCCATGGTGTCCAGGAGTGCATCTTGTTGGTGACTCAGCGGATCTCAAAGTATCCTGTTCTCATCCAGAGGATCCTGGACAACACCACCG atgatgaagaggaagcaTCCTCTCTGGCTCAGGCTCTCTCCATGGTCAGAGAGCTGCTCAGTTTGATAGACCAGCAG ATGGAGGATTTGGAGAAAACCCATCGTCTGCAGGAGATCCAGGCCAAGCTGGACCCTCGGGCCGAGACCAGAGTCCGGGACGGATCACTTTTCAAACCTGGAGAGCTTTTCAGACGGAGACTCGTCCATGAAGGAATCCtctactggaaaacacctggatcAAGACTCAAAG ATATCCAGGTCCTCCTGATGACAGACatcctggtgtttctgcaggagAAGGACCAGAGGTACATCTTTCCATGTCTG GACAAACCCCCAGTGCTGTCCCTTCAGAACCTCATTGTGAGGGACATAGCCAATCAGGATCGAGGGATGTTCCTCATCAGCGACTCGTCTCCTCCTGAGATGTACGAGTTTCACGCTGCCACCAAAGAGGACAAGAACATGTGGATCCGACACATCCAGCGCACCGTCAGCAA GTGTCCATCCAGGGAGGAGTTTCCTCTCATAGAGACTGAATACAAGGCTCACCTGAGGAGACTCAAAG ctgaCCTGCAGCAGAAGGACCGAGAGATGTTGGAGCTCCTGCAGGAGAGGGTGATGTTGTTCTGTGAGCTGACGGAGGTGACGAGTGGCCAGGAGGGGCTTCAACCCCCCATCACCCGATACTTATTCCGAGCGGACACACCACAAGCCCCCCGAGCAGAGAAACTGCTGATGGACGCCACAGCTGAGG TGGACAGGTTGAGTGAGCTCCTCCTGGGCTCCAGCTTGGACATCCCTCTTCTGTATCATCACAACCACCTGGAGGCACTAGAGACCG gtGATCAGGATCTGTTGGTGAACGGAGCTCATGATTTCTTTGCAGCAAAG gattgcATGAGGAGTCCAGACCAGCAGCCACCCTCT GAGATCTATCAGAAGCTGGTGAATCTCAGCATTTATCTTCACGCTCTGCAG GCTGCAGTCATCAAACAGGACTCCATCTTGgaactgctgctgcagcctcagGACGCAGTGTcaccagctggaggaggagcatGGCGCCCCATCTGGCGTGACGGTGCAAATCGTGAGTCCGGCACAGGTTCGACCATTGGTGAGCTGGCTCTTCTTCAGAGGCAGCAcagtctgctgcaggaggagctgctgAGGCTGAGGGACGCCGAGAGCCGATTCAAAGACAGCGAGAGAGCACGCACCAAACTGGAGCGACAGGTCCGACACATGAAGGTCTGCACCGGGGCCGCACCTGTCCCCCAGCATCATGCAGAGCTGACATCACAG ATGGTCTCTCTGCAGTCAGGAAGAGGTTCATCAGGAAGCGACACTCAGCGGGGCGGGCAGGAATCCATCAGCCAGTCAGACGGCCTGCAGGACGGCAGTGATTTGGAGGTAGACATGACgtcagatgatgatgatgggtcCGAATCTGAAAGCTCCAAAG ATCTTCAAGATATTCCAGAAGAGATCTGA